CGACGGGCGTCTTTCCTTTCTTCTTCTGCGACACAGCGACTTACCCGCGGCTCGCCGGAGGCCGGATTTCGTGTGTTCTGGGATAACAAGGCCGCGACGCTCCCGGCCTTCCCGTCATTTTGGCGGCGCGCAAATGGGAAAGGGCCGAGGCCAAGCGGCCCCGGCATGAAGGGGCAGGGCTCGGAGACCGCGTTTCTCGACTCCCTGAGTGCGGTGCGGTGTGCCTAGTTCCCCGTCCGGGGGCACGACGTATGGGTCGAGCGAATCCCGTCGGGAGCATCTTCCACTCAGTCTTGTCCCAGGCGCTCGCGGAGCTTGAGCCGCTGCTCCCGGCGTCGCCTCCCGTTCTCGAACCACGCGCGCTCCTCGTCGTTCGACGGGGACACAGGCGGAACCGGCGTGGGTCGCCCGTTTCCGTCCAGGGCGACCATGGTCAGGTAGCACGAGCCCGCGTGCACGACACGTCCCGTGCGGGGATCCTCGGCTTCGACCCGGACGCCGATTTCCATGGAGCTCCTCCCGGTGTAGTTGATCGCCGCGCGGAGCATGAGCAGGTCTCCGACATGCATCGGAGCTAGGAAATCCATGCGGTCGATGGAAGCGGTCACCACGTTCGTCCGCGTATGACGAACTGCCACGATGGTGGCGACCTCGTCGATGTACTTCAGGATCGAGCCGCCGTACACGTTGCCCGCGGGGTTTGCGTCCATGGGCATCATGATTCGCTCGACCACGGTCCGCGTCTCCCCGATCGGCGTGGGCGAGGCCATGCCCCCCGTATCCGCCGCCTCCTTTTCGTCCTTCGCCCGCGGCCGCAGGTGGGTCGCCCGCCGTTTCGGGTCGCCGAAAGGCCAAATACGACGGGTCGTCTAGGTCCGTGCCCATGTCCATGCGGGAGTGCCCCGAGTGCGACTCGAGCGTCAAGCTCGAGAACATGAAGCGGCACTACGCGAACGTCCACCCTGGGAGGGATCCGTCGGCGGCCATCTCCGACGAAGAGCACCGCGAGGTTCGCCGTGCGGCGAAGGTCGGCGGGTCCTCCCTCACTGCACGGCGGGTCGCCGTCGTCCTGGCCCTCGTCGCCCTCGTGGTGGGAGTGGGCTACCTGGGCCTGCCCTACATCCTCGGATCCCACTCGAACCCGAACTTCGACGTGGTCACGTACTGCGGGGTCGAGGGATCCGTGGAGCACTACCACCCGCTCCTGGTCATCAACGACAACGGAGCGGCCCAGCACCTCCCCTACGACTCGAGCCAGGGCGCGGACATCGGGGCGATCAACCAGGCCGGGTACACGAACCCGGCGTACTACTGCGCGAGCGGGCAGTTCCACGTCCTCCATACGCACGACGGCTCGGGGATCATCCATGTGGAGCTTCCGCAGGTCGTGAACCCCGCGCCGACCCTGGGCGACTTCTTCACGATCTGGGGTGAACCCCTGAACCCGTCCGCCGCGTGGACGTTCTCGGGCCACGTGACCGCGACCGTGTACAACAGCGACACCCATTCGGTCACGGACTTCTCATCGAACCTGGCGAGCATTCCGCTGTACGAGCCCGCGGGGGGCCCGACCGCGAACGAATACCCGATCCCGCAGGGGCTCATCTTCAACGGCGCGTACGGAGACGGCCAATCGGGCGGGACGTTCTCCGGCGAGATTATCTGGCTGAACGTGACGGCCTGAGTGGTCCGAGCCTCAGCCGCGGGCGGTGCGGGGTGCAAAGGCTATACCGCGGGCGCCGCTATCCCCGCGGCCGCTGGAGGCGGGAATTCTGGAGGACCCCGACCGTGCGTGGCGACGCTCCCCGCACCGGTTTCCGGTGTCCAAGGAGACCCTGGCCCCGCTGGTCGTGGTGGCCCTCCTGATCACGGTCGCGGTGGCCAACCTGCTTTGGGCCGCGGGCGTTCCTTCTGCGGCAATTCCCGCACGGTTGTCTCCGAACACGGATCCCTTCCCGATCCTGCCTGCCTCGTCCGCCCTGCACGTCCTTCCGGTGCCCGCCTCGACGAACGAGTCGACCCGGCTCACGCTCCTCTCGATTCAAGGTCTCGTGAACCGGGCGAGTGCCCAGCTTTACCTCGACTTCGACAACGAGACGGGCAACGCGTCCTCCATGCTCTCGTTCCTGGTCGCGCACTACGGGGTCTCGTACGACGTCGTCACCCAGGATTGGGTCTACGCCCACTACCTGCCCTCCGTGAGGGGGTTCGCGGTCGTCGATCCTTCCCGCCCCGAATCCGTGAACATCGGAACCATGGTCGCGTCCCTCCAGGACGCCGTCCTCGCGGCGCCCGACACGGCACCCTTCCTCGAGGGTCGATATCGACTTCCTGCGGTCTTGGACTACGCGGCGTCCAACTGGACCACGGCGGATTCGACCCAAGTGTACGACCGGGCCCTCGAGGAACTCTACCCGCGGCTGAATCCCGACCTCCTCGCGATTCTCCCGCCGGACCGACTCGACCTGCGCGACTACCTGATTGCGACGAGGACGTTCGTGTTCTACGAGCCTCAGGGGGTCCTCGCGTCGCCCGCGGAGCTGGCCGCGACCCAGCGCATCCTGGCAGCGGTCCCTCATGGCGTCCCCATCCTGGGCTGGTTCGACAGCCCCACGCTGACCGAGGAGAATGGCTTCGTCCAGCTCGCGTCCCAGTACGGCAAGCCCATCTTCGGGTCCCAAGCGGTTCCCAACCTGAGCGTCCTCACCTCGATGGGTCGGAGCGAGGTCCGCACGCAGCCGCCACCGCCGCCCACGCCGCGGCTTGAGAACAAGACCTACGTGGTCGTCGCCGTGCCCGATGGCGACAACCTCGACTTCATCGCGAACCGCATGCGGCAGCTCTGGGCCGAGCCGGAGCGGGGAACCTTCCCGATCGCCTGGAGCCTGAGCCCGCTTCTCGCGGACTTGGCACCGCCCTATCTGGACTACTACTACGGGAGCGCGACCTCGGACGACCGGTTCGTCCTCGGCCCCAGCGGCGCGGGGTACCTCTACCCGGACTACCTCGGCCCGGGCGATCTCGATCCCTATCTGCAGTCCACGGCCCGATACGCGAACGCGACCGGGATGGACGTCGCGTGGCTCCTGAACGCATTCGTGGCCTCCGAGATTCCGTACCGGTCTTCGACGCTCTCCGCCTACGTGGACGCCTTGCGCCCCGCGGGCCTCGTCCTCGACTACGACGACCAGGCGAAGACCCAGGACGCCTGGATGCAGGCGGGGACGTCGACCGCAGCGCCCGTGATCCGCTCGACCCAGCTCTGGACCACGATGGGCAACTTCTTCGCCAAGGTCGGGGCCGCCATGGCGACCTGGGACGCGGGCCCCCACTTCCTCTGGGTCACCGTATACACGTTCCGCTTCGATCTCCACGACGCGGCGACGATGATCCGCGGCCTCACCGATCGCACCGGGGGAAACCTCGCCGTGGTGACGCCCGAGCAGCTCTTCGCGCTCATGCAGGAGGGCTTCGTGGCCCGCGCGCGAGCCCAGCTCGCTTCGATGCGGTCGGACCCCTTCGCCGCCACGTTCCTCGCCCCGCAGCTCGGAGCAGCCCAGGGATGGTTGGATGCGACCTCGGGGTCCCGTGGCGCTTCGGGGGCCGCCTACAACGCCACGCTGGCCTCCGTGGACCTTCGGGAGGCGGGGCTCTACGAAGCGGCATTCGCCCTCGGCCTGGTCGTCGTGGCCGCCGCCCTCGTTGCGTTTGCGGGCGTCCGAGGCGCCATGGGCACGGGCGTGCGACGCTCGCTCCTGCGGGGGATTCCGCTGATCCCCGTAGCCGTGGCCTTCGCCCTGTTCATGTTCGCGCTCCGTGCCGGGCTCGCCGCCAACTTCTGGAGCTACCAGTGGATCCTTGTGGGTGTCGCACTCGCGGGTGTCGGGCGACCCTTGCGTCGGTACTTGGACCGGAGCTTCCCCCGGGTCTCGCTCCTCGCGACCGCAGGCCTCGACTTGGTGTTCGTCGCCCTGTCCCTCGGGACGAACGTCGCGTTCGCGCTCGCGGCCATCGGAACCGTGGCCGTGATCGATGCCGTCCTCGCTCGGGAGACCGTGGAGCCGGCGGGCCTCCTGATTGCCGCAACCGCAGGCACTGGGGTGGGGTTCCTCGCAGGCGTCGACTTCCTGGGGTTTGGTGTCCTGGCCTTGGCCCTCCTGGTCCCCCTGGCGGTGAGACTTCCCCGTGGGCCCCGGGAGAAGCCCGTGAGCGCCAAGGCGTCCTACGTCCGCGGGTTCGTCGTGGCCCTGCCGATGTTTGCCCTCGCGGTGGCATCGAACTACTCCTTGGGCCTGCGCCTCGGAGTGCAGGGCAGCGATCTGGTGTCCACCGCGACGATCCTGCTCCTGCTGGCACCGCTGGCAGCCCTGCTGGTCGTGCGGCCGTGGAGGTTCGCGCGTCCCGAATTCGTTCAGGCCGTGGCGTTCGCGGCAGCGGCTGTCGCACTCTTCGCCCTGGGCTTCGCGGTGGGCACCGTGCTCACGCTCCTCGTGCTCGCCGCGGCCGTTGGCGCACTCACGGTCGCGGCCGAGGCGACCCTGAG
The Thermoplasmata archaeon DNA segment above includes these coding regions:
- a CDS encoding acyl-CoA thioesterase — protein: MASPTPIGETRTVVERIMMPMDANPAGNVYGGSILKYIDEVATIVAVRHTRTNVVTASIDRMDFLAPMHVGDLLMLRAAINYTGRSSMEIGVRVEAEDPRTGRVVHAGSCYLTMVALDGNGRPTPVPPVSPSNDEERAWFENGRRRREQRLKLRERLGQD